A window of the Brassica oleracea var. oleracea cultivar TO1000 chromosome C1, BOL, whole genome shotgun sequence genome harbors these coding sequences:
- the LOC106333559 gene encoding uncharacterized protein LOC106333559 has protein sequence MSQTFANLEMNNKQILEDDDLVILPDVDNSELIARYHLSLVGRIFNKERCNVEALIAFLPRHSIWDVEGRVRGVDLGNHRFQFDFDSEADLLKVLSKRPCHFNKWSFSLERWAPHVGDSFPNTMTFWVCVTGIPTHFWMDLIFYTFGKKLGLVGKIDARAAKFQVEIDGDQPLKFSLRAQIPSGEIVPVSFEYVNLFCWCHNCHLISHEVENCPLLSEEERKQRLLAKETIREQSGFIRKEGMRYEEISKRFTNDEKTSNL, from the coding sequence ATGTCTCAAACATTTGCTAACTTGGAAATGAACAACAAACAAATTCTGGAAGACGACGACTTGGTAATCTTACCCGACGTAGACAACTCTGAGTTGATTGCTCGTTATCACCTTAGCTTGGTTGGTAGGATTTTCAACAAGGAGAGGTGCAATGTGGAAGCTCTTATAGCCTTCCTCCCTCGACACAGTATCTGGGACGTGGAAGGTCGCGTTCGTGGGGTAGACCTTGGAAACCACAGATTCCAATTCGATTTCGATTCAGAGGCTGACCTCCTGAAGGTTTTAAGTAAGCGCCCCTGCCACTTTAATAAGTGGTCATTTTCTCTTGAGAGATGGGCTCCTCATGTTGGTGACTCATTCCCAAACACCATGACCTTTTGGGTTTGTGTGACGGGGATACCAACACACTTCTGGATGGACCTGATCTTCTACACTTTCGGGAAAAAGCTCGGACTTGTTGGAAAGATTGATGCGAGAGCGGCAAAGTTCCAAGTCGAGATCGATGGAGACCAACCACTAAAGTTCTCTCTTCGTGCTCAAATCCCCTCAGGAGAAATAGTCCCAGTCTCTTTCGAATATGTAAACTTGTTCTGTTGGTGTCACAACTGTCATCTCATCTCCCACGAAGTTGAAAACTGTCCCCTGCTATCTGAAGAAGAAAGAAAACAGAGACTGTTGGCTAAAGAAACCATTAGAGAGCAAAGTGGTTTCATTAGGAAGGAAGGAATGCGATATGAAGAGATTTCAAAACGATTTACCAATGATGAGAAGACATCAAACCTTTAA